Proteins encoded within one genomic window of Rhododendron vialii isolate Sample 1 chromosome 1a, ASM3025357v1:
- the LOC131316768 gene encoding pentatricopeptide repeat-containing protein CRR2, chloroplastic: MWSFQAPQTVQLPHFLPKQFHHPIQASSHHHHNSVTFRPSTAAATTSSNNQLIQSLCKKGRLKQAIEALSHEPNPTQRTYELLILSCAQQNSLSDGLTVHSHLVNGGFDQDPFLATKLVNMYAELDSIDHARKVFDRIFNRTVYVWNALFRALTLAGRSEEVFSRYREMNWIGIPSDRFTYTYVLKACVASETLGWLLLRGKEIHAHMLRHGYEAHVHGTTTLVDVYARFGRVWYASCVFNEMPLKNVVSWSAMIACYAKNGMAFEALELFREMMMLETLGSVPNSVTMVSVLQACAAVAALEQGKLIHGYILRKRLDSILPVMNTLVTMYARCGNLEWGKSIFDRMDKRDVVSWNSLISSYGIHGFGTNAIKAFNDMIGQGIPPSAISFLSVLGACSHAGLVEEGKLLFQSMVKEHRIYPSVEHYACMVDILGRANRLDEAAKVIEDMRIEPGKDAWGSLLGACRVHCNVELAERASKRLFELEPTNAGNYVLLADIYAEAKMWDEVKRVKKLLDDRGLQKVSGRSWIEIKRKIYSFTSVEELSPQIEQVHALLLEISMEMKEKGYVPATKVVLYDLGEEEKEQIVLGHSEKLAVAFGLINSSKGETIRITKNLRLCEDCHSVTKFISKFVNREILVRDVNRFHHFRDGICSCGDYW, encoded by the coding sequence ATGTGGTCATTTCAGGCTCCCCAAACTGTCCAACTACCACATTTCCTCCCCAAACAATTTCACCACCCAATCCAAGCttcctcccaccaccaccacaactccgTCACCTTCCGCCCCTcaaccgccgccgccaccacctcaTCCAACAATCAATTAATCCAATCTCTTTGTAAAAAAGGCAGGCTGAAACAAGCCATCGAAGCCCTCTCTCAcgaacccaacccaacccaacgcACCTACGAGCTCCTAATCCTCTCTTGCGCCCAACAGAACTCTCTCTCCGACGGCTTGACCGTTCACTCTCACCTTGTAAATGGAGGGTTCGACCAGGACCCCTTTTTGGCCACTAAACTTGTCAACATGTACGCTGAATTGGACTCCATTGATCACGCACGCAAGGTGTTTGACAGAATTTTTAACAGAACTGTGTACGTGTGGAATGCGTTGTTTAGGGCTCTTACCTTGGCGGGTCGGAGCGAAGAGGTGTTCAGCCGCTACCGCGAGATGAATTGGATTGGGATTCCTTCGGATAGGTTTACGTACACCTATGTGTTGAAGGCATGCGTTGCTTCAGAGACCTTGGGTTGGTTGTTGCTGAGAGGGAAGGAGATTCACGCCCATATGTTGCGACACGGGTACGAGGCCCACGTCCACGGTACGACTACTTTGGTGGATGTGTACGCGAGGTTTGGGCGTGTGTGGTATGCGAGTTGCGTGTTCAATGAGATGCCGTTGAAAAATGTGGTTTCGTGGAGCGCTATGATCGCGTGTTATGCGAAGAACGGTATGGCCTTTGAAGCATTGGAGCTTTTTCGTGAGATGATGATGCTTGAGACCCTAGGTTCAGTTCCGAATTCTGTGACAATGGTCAGTGTGCTCCAAGCTTGCGCAGCAGTAGCTGCTTTGGAGCAAGGTAAGTTGATACATGGGTACATACTTAGAAAAAGGCTTGATTCAATTTTGCCAGTTATGAATACCCTTGTTACCATGTATGCAAGATGTGGTAATCTGGAATGGGGCAAAAGCATTTTTGATCGGATGGATAAGAGAGATGTTGTTTCTTGGAATTCCTTGATTTCAAGTTATGGGATTCATGGATTCGGAACAAATGCAATCAAGGCTTTTAATGACATGATTGGCCAAGGAATCCCTCCTAGTGCCATATCATTCCTTAGTGTCCTTGGAGCTTGTAGCCACGCAGGGCTTGTTGAGGAGGGGAAACTTTTGTTTCAGTCTATGGTTAAAGAACATAGAATTTATCCCAGTGTGGAGCACTATGCCTGTATGGTTGATATTCTTGGCCGTGCCAATCGATTAGATGAAGCAGCTAAGGTGATAGAAGATATGCGAATTGAGCCGGGAAAGGACGCTTGGGGTTCTCTCCTTGGAGCATGCCGGGTACATTGCAATGTTGAACTAGCAGAGAGAGCAAGCAAAAGGCTTTTTGAGCTTGAACCCACAAATGCAGGGAATTATGTACTTCTAGCTGATATTTACGCAGAAGCTAAGATGTGGGATGAGGTAAAAAGAGTGAAGAAGTTGCTTGATGACCGGGGACTGCAGAAAGTCTCAGGTCGCAGTTGGATTGAAATTAAAAGGAAGATATATTCATTCACATCGGTCGAGGAACTCAGTCCACAAATTGAACAGGTCCACGCTTTGTTGCTAGAAATATCGATGGAGATGAAGGAGAAGGGTTATGTGCCAGCGACTAAAGTTGTGCTCTATGATCTtggtgaagaagagaaggaacAAATCGTATTGGGTCATAGTGAAAAATTAGCAGTTGCCTTCGGACTGATTAACAGCAGTAAAGGGGAGACCATTCGGATCACCAAGAACTTGAGGCTGTGTGAAGACTGTCATTCTGTCACGAAGTTCATTTCCAAGTTCGTAAACAGAGAGATTCTAGTCCGAGATGTAAACCGGTTTCACCATTTTAGAGACGGGATTTGTTCGTGCGGAGATTATTGGTAA
- the LOC131316759 gene encoding uncharacterized protein LOC131316759, producing the protein MVMDAAPPNKVRWGELDEDDDGEGGLDFLLPPRQVIGPDHNGIKKVVEYKFNEEGNKVKVTTTTRVRKLANARLSKRAIERRSWPKFGDAVHEDVGSRLTMVSTEEILLERPRAHGSKPEETKNAGDPLAQIGKAGAVLMVCRTCGKKGDHWTSRCPYKDLAPQGDGSIDKPPSSEVPTTTSGPSKGAYVPPSQRPGAERTGSDMRRRNDENSVRVTNLSEDTREADLHELFRTFGPVSRVYVALDQKTGTSRGFGFVNFVNKEDAEKAIAKLNGYGYDNLILRVEWSAPRPN; encoded by the exons ATGGTGATGGATGCGGCTCCGCCGAACAAGGTCCGTTGGGGAGAGCTCGACGAAGACGACGACGGCGAGGGGGGCCTCGACTTCCTCCTCCCGCCGCGTCAGGTGATCGGGCCAGACCACAACGGGATAAAGAAGGTGGTGGAGTACAAGTTCAACGAGGAAGGAAACAAGGTCAaggtcaccaccaccacccgcGTCCGCAAGCTCGCCAACGCTCGCCTCAGCAAGCGCGCCATCGAGCGCCGGTCCTGGCCCAAGTTCGGGGACGCCGTACACGAGGACGTGGGGAGCAGGCTCACCATGGTCTCCACCGAAGAGATCCTCCTTGAACGCCCCAGGGCTCATG GTAGCAAACCTGAAGAAACAAAGAATGCCGGAGATCCCTTGGCTCAAATCGGAAAAGCAGGTGCTGTTCTCATGGTGTGTCGGACATGTGGCAAGAAAGGTGACCACTGGACATCACGATGCCCTTACAAGGATCTCGCTCCACAAGGTGATGGCTCCATTGACAAACCCCCTTCATCAGAAGTCCCAACTACTACTTCAGGACCCAGCAAGGGAGCCTATGTTCCTCCCAGCCAGAGACCGGGTGCAGAGAGAACTGGGTCCGACATGAGGCGTAGAAACGATGAGAACTCTGTCAGGGTCACCAACCTCTCTGAGGATACCCGCGAGGCAGACTTGCACGAGCTGTTCCGTACTTTTGGCCCAGTGAGCCGAGTTTACGTTGCTCTCGATCAGAAGACCGGCACGAGTAGAGGTTTTGGTTTTGTCAACTTTGTGAACAAGGAAGATGCTGAGAAAGCTATAGCCAAACTCAATGGGTATGGTTATGATAACCTCATTCTCAGAGTTGAATGGTCTGCGCCCAGGCCTAACTAG